The stretch of DNA CGCCGGCCCGAGCAGCGCCCAGATCGGGTCCTCGGCCGGCGGCGGCTACGCGTCGGCCACGGCGAGCTCGGACTGGTCGGGCCCGCCGGCCTCGGGTGGTGACCACGGCCCGGTCGAGAGCGGCAGTCCTGCTGGGGACTCCGGGGGCCCCGGCGTCGAGCCGCCCGCGACCGAGGCGGGCCCACCCGAGGCCGGTCGCCCGGAGGGCGGCACCTCGTCCGCGGTGGCGGCGCCGAGCACGCCACCCGATCCACCCCGGTCGCCCCAGGCCGCCGCCTCTGGGTCGCCCGGCCCGGACTCGCCCGACCAGTCCTCTGCACCACCGGGGCCGGGCCCCGCGGCCCCGCCGTCGAGCGGGCCGCCGGAGCCGGGCCCGCCGACCCGCCCTGACCCGCGAGGAGAGGAGCCCTGATGAGTGCCGAGCCGTCCGCGCGGGACCCGCGCATCTACACGGGGCTCAATCACAAGGAGGGGCTGGGCTGGATCGCCGGGATGACCCCGGTCCAGGCGTTCCTGGTGATCGCCGCGTGTGCTCCGGCGATCCTGGCGATGTCGCGCAACCAGTGGTCTCAGGCGCTCGGCTGGGGCAGCGTCGCCGCGATCCTCGCCGTGCTGATCCTCGTGCCGATCCACGGCCGGCCGGCGTTCCGCTGGCTGGCTGATCTGATCATGTTCCAGACAGGAGTGTTGATGCGCTGGTCACCGTGGCAATCCCGCGCGGCCGCCGGGCTGGCCGGGGACCGCACCGAACCGGATCTGCCGGGGGTGCTGTCTCGGCTGGAGTTCCCCGACGGGCCCGAGTTTCACGGCGCGCGGATTTGCCTGATCCACGACACCGCCGAGGGCCGGTGGGGTGCCACGGCCAAGCTGACCCACTCCGGGGTCGGGATGCTGTCCACCGAGCAGTGCGAGGACCTCGCCCGTCGGCTCGGTTCAATGCTGGTCGGGCTCGGGCACCGCGAGGTCATCGACCGGATCTCGCTGCTGGCGCGCACCGTCCCCGATGACGGCACCGAGTACGCCGTGTGGCGGGCCCGCCACGAACACCCCGACGCTCCGGCGCTGGCCCGGCAGGTCACCGCCGAGATCAACCGCGACGTGGCCTCGGTCAGTGTGCGGACCGAGCTGTTCGTGACCGTCTCTGGCACCGAGGAATCCTTGCGCCGACCGGCCAAGGCCGCCGGCGGCGGCGTGCAGGGTCGCGCGTACGCGCTCTACCGGCTCCTCGAGGGCGTCGCCGATGGGCTCAAGGGCCTCGGCGTGCAGTCGGTGACCTGGCTGACCTCGACCGGGGTCGCCGAGGCGATCAAGACCGGGTTCAACCCGGCCACCGCGGCCGCCCTGAAACACCAGCACCTGGCCCACCCCGGCGCGGAGGGCACCGTCGGGCTGCCGATTTCGCAGGCCGGGCCCGCGCTGGCGCCCACACCGGCGGCACGGGCCTATCACCACGACGGGTTCTCCTCGGTCGCCTACGCCGTGCAGCCCCCGGAGTCCGGGACGATCTTCGGCTCGCTCGGACCGCTGCTGGCCGTCCGCACCGCCGGGGAGCGGCGCACCCTGCAGATCCACTACGAGGTGCTGTCCCAGGCCGCCGCCGCGCGGGAGGTGCGCTCGAACCGGTTCCGCAACAACGTGCTGGTCGACGCCAAGGCCCAGCGCGGCTTCAATACCACCGCGGTCGACACCCGCCGCCAGGCCGGTGCCCGCGCGCAGGAGGCCGCCGTCGCCGCCGGGCACGCCCTGGTCCGGTTCACCGTCGCCAGCTCGATCACGGTGCCGTCGAACTGGAACGTCGAGGACCACGCCGCGCGGCTGGAGAACGACAGCTCGGGCCGATTCCGGCTGCTGCGCCTCGAACTCGCCCAAGACTCCGCGTTCGTGGCGGCCGCGCTACCGGTGGGGATCGGCCTGCCGCGCCTGACTCGGGCGTTCGACTCATGAGCATCTTCGGCAGGCGCCGCCGCCCGGATCCGCGCGGTGCCGGTGTGTTGCTCAGCCAGTTCACCGACCTCGACGGCGTCCCGGTCCGCACGCCCCCCGAGCCCGAGCACGCTGTCGAGCAGCCCCGGCGCGGGCGCGGCCGGCAGCGGGTCAACCGCCCCACCGGGCCCCGCCAGGGGCACCGCGAGCCCGGCCGCGGGTGGTCCGCGGTCGACGCCTCGCGGCGGGCCCCGGTCTACCGGGCCACCACCGCCCAGATCGGTGGGCTGTTCCCGCTGCTGGCCTCCAACGGCGTGCCTGCGGTCGGGGCCCGGCTGGGCTATGACACCCAGTCCGGGGGCGCGTTCTACGTCCATCCCACCGAGTGGGTGCTGCGTGGCATGGTGACCAACCCGAACCTGGCGATCTTCGGCGAGCCCGGTCGCGGCAAGTCGTCCACGGTGCTGGCCATGATCCTGCGGCTGTCGCAGTTCGGGGTGCGCACCTTGATCTCCGGGGACGTCAAGGGCGAGTACACGCCGCTGCTGCGCGCGCTCGGCATCACCCCGATCGCGCTCGGTCGGGGGAGCCCGCGCCGGCTCAACGCGCTGGATCTCGGCCCGATCCGGGGCCGCTGGGCCGGTTGGGGCGTCGAGCGTCAGCGCGAGGAGCTCACCGGGATCCTGTCGCGCTGGACCCGGTTGCTCACCGCCCTGGCCGAGGCCCAGGGCTACAGTCCCACGGTCACCGACGAGCTGGTCATCTCGACGGTCTTGCATCGCCTGGTCGGGGCCGCCGACGGCTACAGCGAGCTGCGCCCGATCACCATCCCGCAGGTCGTCGACCAGCTCGCCCGCCCCGACGACGACCTGTGGCAGGCCACCCGGTTCGCCTCGCACCGCCAGTTCGTCGACCACACCCGCCAGATCACCGACGCGCTGTCCAACCTCGTCGTCGGTCCGCTGGCCGGGCTGTTCGACGAGCCCACCAACTTCGACCTGGACTGGGACGCCCCGGTGCAGTCGATGGACCTGTCGCTGCTGCGCGCCCGCGGTGATGAGGCCATCGCGGTCGCGCTGACCTGCCTCGGCTCGTGGTCGTCGATGATCACCGACCTGCAGGACGACGGCGATGTCCGCATCGTCGTCCGCGACGAGGTCTGGCGGCAGATGCGCCTCGGGCTGCGCGCGGTCCAGGCCGTCGACTCGGACCTGCGCCTGTCTCGGGCCGAACGCAAGGTCCAGCTGCTGGTCATGCACAAGCCCTCCGACCTGCTCTCGGTCGGGGCCGTGGGCTCCCAGGAAGTCTCGATCGCCAAGGACCTGCTGGCCTTGTGCTCCACCCGGATCCTGCTCGGCCAGTCGACCCGTGTCGGCGACGAACTCGCAGACGAGCTCGGGCTGTCCGAACGCGAGCAGGCGGTGCTCACCGGGTGGGCGATGGAAGGCCAGGGCCGTGCGCTGTGGAAGCTGGAGAACTCGCCCGGCATGAAGATCCAGACGGTGCTGTCGGCGACCGAACGAACCATCTTCGACACCAACGCCGGTCTCCGCACCACCTCCGACACCCCCGACCACGCCACCCCGGGCGCCGGGGGTCGTCGGCCGTGGCTGGTTGCCGTCTCGGACCACGCCGCCGGTCACACCGACCCTGGCGGGGACACCGGCGCTCCGACCTCGTCGCTCAACGGCACGGCCACGCGTCGGTGAGCTAGGTGAACCGGAGCAAGGGCACCGTCGCGCTCGCGGCCGCGGCCGCGGTGATGGCGTTCCTGGCCGCCACCCTCACCATCGGCATGGCGATGCTGACCGCCGCCGTCGACGGTTCGCTGCCCGGCGGCGGCTGCGACGGCGACGGCGGCCTCGGCGGCGGGTCGCAGTCGATCGGCGGCAGCGACTGGAACGCCGAGCAGACCGAGAACGCCGCCACGATCGTCAACATCGTCGTCGGCCGCCAGCTCCCGAAGCGGGCCGCGGTCATCGCGATCTCCACAGCCATCGTCGAGTCGCGGCTGGTCAACGTCGGACACGGCGACCGGGACTCGCTCGGGCTGTTCCAACAGCGTCCCTCGATGGGCTGGGGCAGCGCGCAGCAGGTTCTCAACCCGGCGCATGCCACCAATATCTTCCTCGACCGGCTCGTCGCGCTCTCCGGCTGGGCGACCATGCCCCCGGGCCAGGCCGCGCAGGCCGTGCAGGCCTCGGCCTTCCCGGACCGCTACGCCCCCCAGGAGGCGCCGGCCGCGGCGTTGGTGGACCGGTTCTGGGTCGGCCCCGATCGCCCCGTCCCGGCGCCCGTCGCACCGGGTGGCCCGAACGTGCAGCTGGCGTCGTCGGTGTTCGCCTGCCCCGATCAGGGCGGCGCCGGGGTGCCGCTTGCCCCGTCGAACATCGACCCGCGGCGGCTGCCGCCCGGCTTCCCCCCGCCGAGCGACCCGGCCCAGCGGGCCGCGGTCACCTACGCCCTGGCCCAGCTCGGCAAACCCTACGTGTGGGGAGCCAAGGGCCCGGACAGCTTCGACTGCTCCGGGCTCATGCTCGCCGCGTGGTCCGCGGCCGGCGTCCCCATCCCGGCCGGCACGGTCAGCCAGAAGACCGCCGGTACCCCCGCCTCGGTCGCGAACATCGCTCCCGGTGACCTGGTGTTCATCCCCGGCTCGATCGGCAGCCCGTCGAACCCGCGCCATGTCGGCATGTACGTCGGGCACGGCTTGGTCGTCAACGCCTACGACTCCTCCACCGGCGTCGTCGTGCAGCCGCTCTCGGAGTGGGCCGACAAGATCACCCATATCCGGCACATCGCCGGCCCACCTGGCAGGCCGGCGCCGCCCGCTGCCCTCGCCGAGGCTGCCCCGTGAGCGGGCGCAGCTGCAGGTTCCTGTCGGGGGCAGGTGTTAACCGGTGACCATGCCCGCGGACCGGGACATCTACGCCGAGCTCGGCCTCAGCTCGGACGCCAGCGCCGAGCAGGTCCGCCGTGCCTACCGCCGTCTGGCGCGGCAGCTGCACCCCGATCTCAACCCGGATCCGGCTGCGCACGACCAGTTCGCCCAGGTCGCGGCCGCCTACAGAGTGCTGGCCGACCCCGCCTGTCGCGCCCGCTACGACGCTGCCCGCGCCGCCTGCGAGACCTCTGACGGCCCGGACACCGGGCTCGCAGGCACCGCTGCCGACTCCTCGACCTGCGACGACTACACCCCCGCGGGCGAACCGGTCGCCTATACCGACTACACCCCCGCGGACGGCTACGCCCCTCCTCCGTCACCGGTGATACCACCACCGGTGGCCCCGCACCGGCCGCCCGGACCGCGGGCGCCGGCCTGGGCTGCGAGCCGCACCCCACCGCCCGCGCCGTTTCCTGCGAGCTGGCCCACCGGGCGGATCAACCACCGCCGTCTGCACGGCAGGCTCCTGCTCGCGGTGTGGCGGCTCGCGCCGCTGCCCGCTCACCGGATCGCGGCCAGCTCCACGATCCTGGCCGTGCTGGCCGCTGCTGGGCTCGCCGCGGCCGCCCTGGACACCCTGCCGGTTGAAGCCACCGTCATCGGCGGGTTGTCGGGGATCGCGCTGACCTGCTGGGCCATCCGCGCCCTCACCCTGATCACCCTGGACAGACGCACCCGCCGGACCGCCAAGGGGACACGCTGATGGGCGACCTCATCCCACGGAGCACCCGCCCACCCGCCTCGGCGGCGTCTCCGGCGACCGCACCGGCGGGGCAGGACGGGATCGCGCGGATCAACTGGGAGCATGACCGGCCGGTCGGCTGGAACCTGCTTTCCGAGCTCGCCCGGCGGGCCCTCGCCGGCGCCGGCTGGGCCACCACCCCAGCGCTGGCGGCGTGGGCGCACGCGCCGACCACCCGCCGCGACCCGGCCGGCGGGTACTGGCGCGACACCGATGCCTGGTGGGTCGACACCACCATCCTGCTCACCGTCCGCGCCCGTGAAGCCCTCGACCAGATCGGTACCGGGCGCGACGGCCGCCCTCGGCTGCGGCTCGCCCGCTCCGGCGGCGGGCGCGTCCAGGTCGCCGCACACGCCCTCACCGGACCGCCGCCGACCGGGCAACGCTGGAGCCGCCCGCAGCGGCCCACCGGGTCGACCGCCGATCCCGGGCCGGTGCGGATGACCGATGCCGCGATCGAGGTGCTGCCTCGCGCCGTACAGGCCACGATCGGCCGTCCGACCGGGCAGGGCGCGGTCCGGCACTACCCACCCCACGGCGGCTATCACGAGCAGGTTCACGCCTACCGTCGTGTTTCCCCCACCGAGCTCGTCGTCGTCTCCGCCGTCCGTGAGGCCGGTGCTTTTCCCGACCCGGACACCGCGATCGACGCCGCCGACTGGCACATCACGACCTACCACGCCGACGTCGGGCGGCCCTCGCACACGGTGCTGGCGCTGTGACGCCGCGGTCGGTACGCGCCATCACGAGGCACTGGGACGTGTCGGTGGACAGCGCACGCAGGACGTACTGCCGGCAATCCCGGTGCGACTCGGACTCGATCGGACGGAGGACGGTATGAACCGCACTGCGATGAACGCCCGCGGCGGCTCGGCTGAGCTCATGTTGCCGGTGACGGCCCTGCTCCTCCTCGGATCCGCGGTGACCGTCGTGGAAGTCGCAACCGTGCTGACCTGCCTACTCGCCGGATTCCCGGTAGCCCTGCTGGGCGTGGACGACGCCGGGATGCTGGTCCGGTCCTGGCTGGGTGCGTCGCTCCCTTCGGGCTCGACGGCCGCGTATCTGACCGAACACTCGACTCTGTTCCTGACCTGCGTGGTCATCACGATGGTGCTGCTCGTGTGCGCCGGGACGGTGGTCGGTCGGTGGTGGTGGCGGCGATGGGCACCGGCGCCGGCCGGGCACGCCACGCGCGACCGGATCCAGCGGGAGCTCTCGCTCGCCGCGGCCCGGCGCGGCGCGTCTCGTACTCGACCCGGGTTGAGTGAGCCGGAGCGGCGCAGCGCGCCGGGCGGCGAGCTCGGGATTCCGTTCTACCGCTACCGCGGCGCGGAGCTGTTTGCTCCGTTCAGCAACCTCACCGGCACCATGGCCCCGACCCAGTCCGGCAAGTCCCGCATGGACCTGGTGCACAAGGTCATCGACGCACCCGGGGCGCTGCTGTGTTCGACCACCAAGCTCGACCTCGTCGAGTTCGCGGCCCTCGCGCGCTCTCGCCGGAGCCTGGCAGGGCCGGTGGTCGTCTTCGACGCTACCGGGCGACTGGCGTGGCCGGCTCCGCTGCGCTGGTCGCTGATCGAGGGCTGTGAGGACCAGCAGGAAGCCAACCGCCGTGCCTTCACCCTCGTCGAGGCGGCCGCCGTGCGGGTGGAAGCCGGCGGCGCGGGCAGCGCGGGCAACGACCGGGTGTTCCGGGAGCGGGCCGTGGTCGTGCTGACTGCCTACCTGGTGGCCGCGGCCGTGTCCGGCGGTGGCGTCGACGACATCCGCGGCTGGGCCACCGAGCCCCCCTCCTCGGGCAACGGGGATGGCCGAGCGGCGCGGCGGTTG from Pseudonocardia sp. C8 encodes:
- a CDS encoding SCO6880 family protein, translating into MSAEPSARDPRIYTGLNHKEGLGWIAGMTPVQAFLVIAACAPAILAMSRNQWSQALGWGSVAAILAVLILVPIHGRPAFRWLADLIMFQTGVLMRWSPWQSRAAAGLAGDRTEPDLPGVLSRLEFPDGPEFHGARICLIHDTAEGRWGATAKLTHSGVGMLSTEQCEDLARRLGSMLVGLGHREVIDRISLLARTVPDDGTEYAVWRARHEHPDAPALARQVTAEINRDVASVSVRTELFVTVSGTEESLRRPAKAAGGGVQGRAYALYRLLEGVADGLKGLGVQSVTWLTSTGVAEAIKTGFNPATAAALKHQHLAHPGAEGTVGLPISQAGPALAPTPAARAYHHDGFSSVAYAVQPPESGTIFGSLGPLLAVRTAGERRTLQIHYEVLSQAAAAREVRSNRFRNNVLVDAKAQRGFNTTAVDTRRQAGARAQEAAVAAGHALVRFTVASSITVPSNWNVEDHAARLENDSSGRFRLLRLELAQDSAFVAAALPVGIGLPRLTRAFDS
- a CDS encoding ATP-binding protein, which codes for MLLSQFTDLDGVPVRTPPEPEHAVEQPRRGRGRQRVNRPTGPRQGHREPGRGWSAVDASRRAPVYRATTAQIGGLFPLLASNGVPAVGARLGYDTQSGGAFYVHPTEWVLRGMVTNPNLAIFGEPGRGKSSTVLAMILRLSQFGVRTLISGDVKGEYTPLLRALGITPIALGRGSPRRLNALDLGPIRGRWAGWGVERQREELTGILSRWTRLLTALAEAQGYSPTVTDELVISTVLHRLVGAADGYSELRPITIPQVVDQLARPDDDLWQATRFASHRQFVDHTRQITDALSNLVVGPLAGLFDEPTNFDLDWDAPVQSMDLSLLRARGDEAIAVALTCLGSWSSMITDLQDDGDVRIVVRDEVWRQMRLGLRAVQAVDSDLRLSRAERKVQLLVMHKPSDLLSVGAVGSQEVSIAKDLLALCSTRILLGQSTRVGDELADELGLSEREQAVLTGWAMEGQGRALWKLENSPGMKIQTVLSATERTIFDTNAGLRTTSDTPDHATPGAGGRRPWLVAVSDHAAGHTDPGGDTGAPTSSLNGTATRR
- a CDS encoding C40 family peptidase, whose protein sequence is MNRSKGTVALAAAAAVMAFLAATLTIGMAMLTAAVDGSLPGGGCDGDGGLGGGSQSIGGSDWNAEQTENAATIVNIVVGRQLPKRAAVIAISTAIVESRLVNVGHGDRDSLGLFQQRPSMGWGSAQQVLNPAHATNIFLDRLVALSGWATMPPGQAAQAVQASAFPDRYAPQEAPAAALVDRFWVGPDRPVPAPVAPGGPNVQLASSVFACPDQGGAGVPLAPSNIDPRRLPPGFPPPSDPAQRAAVTYALAQLGKPYVWGAKGPDSFDCSGLMLAAWSAAGVPIPAGTVSQKTAGTPASVANIAPGDLVFIPGSIGSPSNPRHVGMYVGHGLVVNAYDSSTGVVVQPLSEWADKITHIRHIAGPPGRPAPPAALAEAAP
- a CDS encoding J domain-containing protein encodes the protein MPADRDIYAELGLSSDASAEQVRRAYRRLARQLHPDLNPDPAAHDQFAQVAAAYRVLADPACRARYDAARAACETSDGPDTGLAGTAADSSTCDDYTPAGEPVAYTDYTPADGYAPPPSPVIPPPVAPHRPPGPRAPAWAASRTPPPAPFPASWPTGRINHRRLHGRLLLAVWRLAPLPAHRIAASSTILAVLAAAGLAAAALDTLPVEATVIGGLSGIALTCWAIRALTLITLDRRTRRTAKGTR
- a CDS encoding type IV secretory system conjugative DNA transfer family protein → MNRTAMNARGGSAELMLPVTALLLLGSAVTVVEVATVLTCLLAGFPVALLGVDDAGMLVRSWLGASLPSGSTAAYLTEHSTLFLTCVVITMVLLVCAGTVVGRWWWRRWAPAPAGHATRDRIQRELSLAAARRGASRTRPGLSEPERRSAPGGELGIPFYRYRGAELFAPFSNLTGTMAPTQSGKSRMDLVHKVIDAPGALLCSTTKLDLVEFAALARSRRSLAGPVVVFDATGRLAWPAPLRWSLIEGCEDQQEANRRAFTLVEAAAVRVEAGGAGSAGNDRVFRERAVVVLTAYLVAAAVSGGGVDDIRGWATEPPSSGNGDGRAARRLPADPRPVQILQQAGRKELAANLAAEMALDPRTASAVWMSVRRVVGAWTDPRLREMCSPPRGGGLDVRRFIAQGGSLFLVADQQQAAEAVPVLTALAEHWLRTAQEVALDYPARRIDPPVTAVFDELANGTPVPALAQVVSDAAGRGLVVHWAAQSLAQLERIFGPVGYREVLDNTTSLSVWGGIKDDRTLQWISDLCSTHERRRCQRQFDGLFSPERVSIGTETAPVMRVGDIRTLAPGRVLVLHRGLPCFIAEVLDVTVRPDNSEIGRDVTIIRGRGAIPIDNRGYRTHPHGVEAPD